The Leptodactylus fuscus isolate aLepFus1 chromosome 1, aLepFus1.hap2, whole genome shotgun sequence nucleotide sequence gtggagcacattgtactgtctggtggtcactgtggagcacattgtactgtctgggggccactgtggagcacattgtactgtctggtggtcactgtggagcacattgtactgtctggtggtcactgtggagcacattgtactgtctggtggtcactgtggagcacattgtactgtctgggggccactttggtgcacattgtactgtctggtggtcactgtggagcacattgtactgtctgggggcccttcactatttatatcacacaggatctgttttatggcAAACATGTGATGTTATTACAGGATGTAAAACAGAtcttgtgtgatgtaaatagtgaacattaatagttcaaaagtaccaaatgaaaACTTCTACCTTTTCAttacaaagttgttttgtatcattgaaagccctgtaaagccccattcacgctACTATATTTTGCGGGtccataactgtccacaattaTGAATCCACACAGTACTAAGGTTAAATTGCAGTATTGGCACTTTGgggtaaattagtgggttttgggttgcagttctaTGAAAAGcatgccatcactggtctagacaAAACCTGGATCAGCAGCACAAATATTGTGCCATGTGGCTAAAAGAAGCAAACAAGAAATGCACTTGCACTTATGAGTCCAATGTATTTGTGAGGGCAGATAACCCTCTGTCTCTCCCACTCCCCTCACCGTGATTGATGGGCCGCTATGCATCTGAATACTATCTATCATTACTGAGGGGCAGTGGGATCTCTCTGCTCAGGAATAAGCTAGTGCATGTTGAATCTCTCCCAGCCATACAATACAATTATGTTGTGTAAAATACAGTGGTTTTGTGTCTGGAATTTCCTATTCATTTTGATGGATACAGTCTTTATTGAACAGGCTCTGGTTGATGTTGGAGACAAACCCACAAGCTTTGTTGGATCCCGGCAGTGGATTGGCTCAATCGAGGTACAGCTGGTGCTTAACCAGCTGCTCGGTGTCACATCCAAAATCATCTTTGTAAAGTAAGTGTCAAAAAGTCAGGATGATAGTTCCTTTAGAAGCTCAGAATGATTCTATAGCACATGCTTCAGGTCCTCATTAGTATGTGCTGTCAATGAATATAAACATGCTAGTATACAAGTAGGGGCTGAAAACCCAGAATGGACCAAATACACAAATTCTCACATCTCAGACTTCACTCCTGTTATATGTAGTCTCAGCAGAAGACAACATTGGTACAAATCGTATCTGTCCTGGTTGTTTACTACAGTGtatcagtatagaatatattatTGATCTGTAGTTGGATTTTTTAGTTGGCAGATGAATGCATAGACTGGATATAGTTGTTGCAAACACTCGGCTGTGAGAATGACTGTGCAGGTTTTTAGCCCCTATATGTAAGTAAGACTGTGGGATTTCAGTGTCAGAGGGGGattaaaacatggctgatttcatcttctcatgtccgttggtcacatggctattctgcagctaagtcccattcattttaatgggactgagctgtagtatTTCTATGAGACCAACAGGCGCAAGGTCTCTTCCTGAGAAGAACAAAGCAACCATGTTTTCTGATCCTGCAGAGCCCCATTAAACAGGACTTGTCACCTGTCCTAACCTCTATATTTTAGTAAATGCTTGTATCCACTTTAAATAAGGCCTGAGAACAAGATACACCAGCCATTTTACATCTATGGGAACATTCAACTAGATAACAGTAGTCCAGTAAGTTAAGGCCCTAATAGACTTCCCTATTGTCAGGGTTATAAATATCAATGAGTGCCCCTAGGGATAGTAGCCCTGTCTCATAGAGTTGCAGATCAGCTGACTATCAAGCAAATTCTTGCAGGTCGCTGATCGTATCTTTTATACCAGACAAAAGATATAAATTATTGGCAGTGCAGCCAATAATCCATACAACAGAATGGCGTAGAAATTATCGCAGTAGATACCGCTCTCCTCCTCCGTTCAGTTTGCATTGGGCTGTGTAATTAGGCTGACGCAAATGAGTGCCGATCAATGCGTTTCTCGTAGATTgctcttatactatatatatgtatatatatagttgAGCCAAGTAAGCCTGTTGATAAAGGGTGATAAGTTTGGGCTAACAGTTCTTCAGTCTTCCCGGAAGATAAATGGGATACGATTTAGTGTTAATCATTTACTTTTATGTTATCCAACTATAAAATTACAGATCGGTACCTATAAAACAATGGCCATAAAACAAATTTGCTGTTGATGGCTAGTGTGATTTTTATGGTATTACAGCTATGATGGGGCCTATCACTTTATTTTCTACCTTCACAGTCAAGGTACAGAACTGGCATCTAGAGGGAGAGATCTGGTTACTCACTTCCAGACAGAAGGAACTCCTGTGATGATAGGTAAGTGTAAACTGGGACATAAGAaagtcttattcacacatcagttttTGTAAAAGCACAGAACAGGTGTAACTCTTTCCAGtgtactcctggttttggcttacaaaacaCTGATGTAAAAAACCAATGTGAAAAAGGCTAAAAAAAAGTAGAAGTCCAGGAGTCTGTCATCGGAACTTTTATATTACACGCTTAAAGTGTTTTTCCCATATTTAAATAAAAATTCAGGgcatcacggtggctcagtggttagtgctgcagccttacagtgctggagttctgggttcgaatcccaccaggaacaacacctgcaaggattttgtatgttctccccatgtttgcatggatttcatcccattctacaaagacatactgatggggaaaaagtacattgtgatccctatatggggctcacaatctacattacaaaaaaaataaaaattcagaattttttttgaaAGTTCTGTTCACTGAGCCTCATAATAGCCTGACACTTCTTGCCCTGTAGAGATTGCATTACAGCAGTCACCGCTTACATCTGTTAGATCAGGTCGTCAGCTGTGTGTTCATTTTTTGCATGTCAATGATTTGTAAAACACTGAAGTGTGAATAGGACACCTGTTCCCAATAATGTTGCCTCAGCTATTAAGTCAGCACCATCTTCAAGACGTAATAGTGCATCATGTGAACAGGTGTCTACCTGCTGACACGGGGagttaatgggattctatcatttagaaaAGGGATTTAGAGGTAAGCATATgcctgcatagcctttaaaaaggctattcaggggcTGCCTCCAGTTCTGCCAAAGACCCCCATTTTTAGTAAAAACGGGTAAataatatatgcaaatgaggctcaccgagcaccctgggtATTCCTCAGGGCCAGCATACACGCCCCATGTCATACCTCTGAAACGTCCCTCCGTGGCTTGTACTCCAAAAGACCTCCTCCTCCACACGTCCTGTACCACCTATATCTGCTGTAGTCTCGCTCCGGGAGGTTGAAATCCGGTGCATGCGCATGCCCGAATGTCATTTTGTTATAGTGAACTGCACGGTCTACAataaaatggcgctcgggcatgcacagtaccactcagaACGGAACATTAATGTGCATGCATGGAATTTAATCCGCCTGGAGCGAGACTACAGAAGATGTAGGTGGTACAGAACATGTGGAGGAGGAGGTCTTTTGGAGTACAAGCCACGGAGGGATGTTTCAGAGGTATGACATGGGGCGTGTATGCTGGACCTGAGGAACACCTAGGGTTCTCGATCAACCTcatttgtatatattatttacctgtttttacttaaaaaaaaaaaaaaattggggggtctttggcagaactggaggtggcacctgaatagcctttttaaaggctattcaggcatatgcttaccTCAAAATCACCtttctaaatgatagaatccttttaaagggttcctgagttttcatgaaaagttaaaaTATCTTCCAGGTCtagctgggcagtctgttctatgactagaTAAGCCTTCACACATGGTGTCCTATCGGATTTTTTgttgctaatagccccattatagcTGCAGCACATATTACGTTTTTCTATCAGGCTGTGGGTGTGTGCAATAAGACGGAATCCGCCCCCCCTTTCcttcagacacacacacacacacacacacacacacacacacaccctcacctcacctcacctcacctcacTCACCTCACTCTCTTATTTCtttatgtaattctgccaggagtaactggaCAATAGGGAACAAATATCTGAGAAAAGTTTAAGTGAACATAGTATAGGAAATCCAGGGACAGGTGACTGCATATAACAGGGAATGATGCAGCTAAACAGATCCCTGAAACAAAGAGAATTGTATGAGCTCAGTGTCACAgaaagctgcttactgtctatGACTAGTATcttatcagcaataacacaagcaacCAGAAGTAGAAACTAGTAAATAAGCAGAATTTTCATACATTTGTAAGGTGTGAAAAGCTCTCAGTCCAGTGTCCAGGTAGGGAAGGCTATTTCAGATGTATGTGGAGGCTATGAGAAAAACCTACCCCCTCCCATCTACATTCAGTGTGTGAAGAGACAACAGACTAttccctcccctccctccattcTCTGTTATCACGGTGAAACAAGATGGGTTCACAAAGGACGGAAGATCCCTTGTATCAGGAACAGTTAACCAAAAAGGAACCACCTAGATGCAGGAACTTTTGAGAGATTTTTGTTTTAGACACAAAATTGCTAAATTTGTATATACACGTACACTAGAAGTACATTACATTCTTGTACAGAAACACATACTCTATTAAATAAGACTAATTTGTATGAAACGTTAAAAATACCAGCAATAATGTTTTGAGAAAATGTCAAAACTACATGCATACATATGCGGTTTCAGCTTGgctacatgttatgtttgttatgcatccattattttttttttaaccagttggGTAAAAGGTTACATTTGGCAATAAATCCAATTAAAAATGTTGTACTTGTATGAAAAGGATAGAAGGGTTTGTGGATAAAATATCCCCCTGTAAGTTATCCTGGCAATGTTTCAGCAAACCTTTTCCTTTGCTCAGGCGGTGGCGTTCTGGCACATACGATCCTTGGAGTAAATTGGAGCGAGACAACAGGAGAAATCAAATACTTAATTTTAGATCCACATTACAAAGGAGCTGAAGATCTACAAACCATTGTGGAGAAGGTATTGTCTGGGATGTATTCTATTATTTCAGCTAGAAATGCACTTTGAGTTGTTTGGAAATCATTTACTGAACATCTTCCTAGTTTTCTGTtgtctctagaccaggggtagggaacgtacggctctccagctgttgcaaaactacaactcccagcatgcatactggctctgctgttcttggacctcccatggaagtgaatggagcatgctgggagttgtagtttcacagcagttggagagccgaaggttccctatgccTGCTCTAGACTGTCCTACATTTCTGAATATTGGTGCAGTAGTGATATGACtttgaaggggttatccaatGGGTATAAActtttacaaaaggaatgggttaaaaaagaaaatgagaaAATATCACTTTTCCTCCCACTGCCTTTGAGGTTCCCATTGGTTTCTACTTCTCGCTGCCTCTAGACACACAGCAGACAAAAACCCACCCGATCACTGATCAACACTATGGCTGGTGATTGGCTTAGTAGTCGTTTCATATGTGTTGAAAGAGGAAGTAGAAACTTGCAGGAATCTGGGAAGCAtcttaaggctggattcacacagggtttttttggatcagattttgacgcagaatctgcaacaGAATCCAGTtcaaaaaaaccacctcccattgaaatcaatgggagccggtcatttcctcttTCCGCAGCAAGAACAAACTGCTTGCTTTAAAAAGAAGTgacctgtcctttcttcaggcggattctgccgctGTTTCAGCAGCAGACGTCCGCCTCGCaatacctccctcccaactaggctgaTTCATTCGGgcgtaatccggagcggaatgccgtcgcggctagccgttttttggactagaatctgaggtggcctcagcgtcaaattccggtccaaaaaaactcacATGTGAACTTCCCCTTACTGGGAGAGACTTGGGGATTTGTGAGGTGTCGCACATATTGTACATATACAAGTATTAATCTATACAGAGTTACCTTCACATGCTGTCCGTGAATATGACGCACATCCGCAAAGGACAGacttgtgaataaggcctaatataCTGTTTAATCGGTGGGGCCCTATAGATTTTGTAGGGACTCTCAATTGTCAATATATTGAACTTTTCCTGCAGTAGTAATAATATATTAATGTCACAATGTGGAATTGGTATTTTATGAAGAATATAATTATTGGTGTAAAAACAGATTTGAGGCGAAAGATCCACATCACCCTGTTATAAGATaagaatcctttaatagtcccacaatgcaGTTTATGAAACTTTGTGTCAAATATATCATGGAAACTGGAATGTGAATAGTTTCATGTGAAtcataggaaacccctttaaacacagcATTACTTACCCCTATGGAAAGAatgggggataagtgtctgatcgctggtacTGAGTGGAGGTTGCACATGTCCACTGCTGCGCCATTCACTggacttggcttcctccagcagAGACCAGACCCTTATTCTCTATCCTTTTCATGGGAAAACCATTTTTTAGGTAAATTCCATTGTGTTTACAGTCCAATATTTGGTATACATTTTATGATATGaatatgcttattttttttttctttttgccccAGGGATGGTGCGGATGGAAGGGAGCTGATTTCTGGACTGCAGACGCTTACTATAATCTCTGTTTACCTCAGCGGCCTGTAGTTTTTTAGTATTGGGTAACATTTATTACAAAGAAggtattttaaaatattttgttgTATCAACATGTTATTTCCAGCACCGCAAATACTCAAGGGTAAATAATGTGTCCATTGTATAATAGAacagactttttcttttttttactttgtgtATTAATTCATCAGAATTTAAAGGTATTCCAAGGCTAAaatgattgatgacctatcctaaggataggtgatCAGTGTTAGATCGGTGACCCTCATGTATCAGATGTTCTCAGCAGCCGACAcatagaaaatggagcaggaagcagacagcacggTTATGTACAATGACCAGACCAGGGTATTGCAGATCACACACCTTTCACGTCAATGGGAGCTATGCTGTAGTGACTtcgttcagccactacacaaagaacggcAGTATCTGCTTCAGTAGTGACAGGTGGGGTACGACAGATATCTGACTgcaactgatctgatattgatgacctgtccttaggataggttctcCAGAATAAAATTTATGACCTAAGATTTCTGCGTTACTTACAGAGGATGAAGAAGTTGTGTTATTACACAGGTTTACAGTACAGATCTTAGCCCAACCTGGCACCTGTGTGATCATCATAAGAGGCAGAAACTTTATACATACATTAGAAGAGGGGAAAATGCATAGCAAAGATTGATACAGAGTATTAAACAATTTTATTCCGCAATGAGTAAACGATATTTGCCGAAACCAGAATACTCCTTTATTGGTACTAATCACATTTTATCATTGTtatcctttaaagggaacctttcatgtcctctaacattgtGCGTATTatatccactgatcagctgaattCATCGTACTGTCACTTTTGCCGGTATGTGATGTTAGTTTCGGTAGAGATGACTGCAGTGTCAGAGGGgctggccttacagctcagcgtcattggtGGGTGATGAGGAACGTCCCACCAGACAGTATAAGACTATAGAAGTATACCGTCGGGAGTAATATTCCCGACCGTCCAGCAATGACTGTGAGCTGTAAGGCCGGCTCCTCTGACAGTGCAGCAATATAGGTAACGGAACCAAAATCTCTGCAACAGGGCCAGATACTGGGAAAACTGATGCAGAAATCAAAGTGTTAGGTCTGCTTGGAGCTGCTTTTATCTGTGGCATTTTGAGGAcaaaactaggagtggattgagagaaagatattttcatttatatttttcctcttcccccccaaaaaaaacactaAATTGATACTACTTCAACCCATCAAGTCTTCAGTTTCACCACTCCAGTgatgtggcctcagtggtcacttgagGTAGTGGGTAAGCTATCACTGCAGCAAAGACATCCCAGACTACTTCATATGACAGCCGAGCTCAGTAAGCACTGCAGGACTACCAGAggaatatacattactattaaagAATCAAAAGGCAAAATGACAAGTTTCTGCAGTggcaagggttaacttcaaaaacCTGCATTAAGATGCCTTGCGTGATGTCCAGCAGTCTTCACATATCCTACAACGCAGGAGGGTGCACATTACTTATGACTAGACGCTTCCTTGTAAATGAGCCTCTGCAGTTCTGTGCTCTGGCATACATTGGAGGGATTATTTACGCTAGTAGACTGGCATACATTGGAGGGATTATTTACGCTAGTAGACTGGCATACATAGTAAATCTAGCATGCTGCCATTACACTTGTCCATGAAAGTGGCATGGGCagcacaaaacaaaaataatcacatttttgcaacaacaaaaaaaaacttcaactCATGCCAGATAACTTGTGTACAAGGCGTAATAAATTGGCCATACTGAGATGCAATTGTGTAGACAGTTGATACCTCATAAACATTACTGACCATGTTGTTGTTCATTCGTGTTTTATTGTATAGGGGCATTTCAGTGTCTTGGATATCTGCACCAAGTTTGGGTTGTTAAATTACTTTAGAAattaggatttaaaaaaaacaactccacAAGCTTATGTATAGTTTTTATTATTTGAAACATGCAAGTATAAAAACAAAGAGATAAAAAAACCATCTGTCCATGTAGCGTGCATGAAACCCCCTCCTTCCAGCAGAGAGGCAGTAGTGTCTATTAGCTTAATGTGAGCCATTAGGTAAGAGCTCCTCACGGAAGCATATTACTGCCAAGAACATATGCAGATCATCTTGTATCCAGCTACagaaagcctggaaggaagagaagaGACGGTTGTTATAGTGCAAGTATTAGAAACATATTTTACCTTTATTATTGGACTCTGTTCACCTTAGTGGTATTATAGCTATACATATTGCCATATATTACGCTAGGGAAGAGGTTTTTTGGCTCACATTTTTCGGTGATGTCGAGCATAATAAATTATCAAGCAACAGAGGCAAATCTACAGGGTTGTGGAGATATCACTAGATTATTTACTGTGCTGGCATGCTAGCAGGGCAGAGATAAGACAAGGGTCCAGCTTTCTCCCCATACTTAGATAGAGGACATAGATATCTCTGATTGTGACCTGGAGGGTTGTTCTGCTGCTGCTTTAAAAGTAGGTCACATTTAGGGTGGTTTGACACTTAGCACcagccacaaaaaaaacaaacaaacacacttTTGTGgaattaaaagaaataaaaataatattagtATGGTCTAGGTATGGTATTTTTTCCATAGGCTTCTTTAGAGCGTCAGACTGTAAAATACTCACCGTCTGATCGTCTCCTCTTTCCATAAGCAGCTGTTATGTtgcaatgtcctctcttattaccgGCTGTTGTCTCCTGTATCTCCTGCATTGAGGACCGCGCTCTGGAGAACGTATCTTGCGTGTGTTTTACAGTTGCCAGATATTTTGCACATTCTTCAAAACCACTAGACAACGCCAAAGCTTCAGCTGTGAGTCCTTCCTTATTACAGACACTGTAGAGTAAAACGTTATCAGTCACCTCGCTCACACCGTACACTATACAGGCCATGAACTGATCAAGCAATACAAAGAAGGACTTACTCAAGTCTGGCATCGTGAGCCACAAGCACGCTGAGGCACTCCAGACTCCCAGAACGAGCCGCTTTGTGGATCAAGGTTTCTCCAAAGAGGTCCTAGAAAAAAATGGCAGCAGATATTAATGGATATGTAGCACCTAAAATAAGTAACATTTATATAGAAATAATTACCATGCACATTCTGCTTGGAGAATTCACCAAAAGAGCCCATGACTAACCTGGAAACATAAGTAAAGCTCTTTGATATGAGCTCAGCCTGTAATCCTCCAGCTTACCATTAACATATAGGCTGCAGGGACAGGAAACCCTATAGGCATATCCTTTACATGCAGAGCTCCTAACATACAGTAGCTCTATAGAGTAATGGACATTTCCAGAAATCAGGAAAGGTGGGAATTCAACCCACTATGGGGCACATGACTGCACAGCTCCCAAATGTGACAATCTCCACGCTATGAGCTGATCGGGCACAACAGTGCGCCACGGCCTCTTATTTTCAGCA carries:
- the ANKRD37 gene encoding ankyrin repeat domain-containing protein 37, which codes for MLQEEEFSSLSQLMEPGAAVNSPGDALGQTPAHLAAHGGHAFFLLWQLQTGVDINQQDLFGETLIHKAARSGSLECLSVLVAHDARLDVCNKEGLTAEALALSSGFEECAKYLATVKHTQDTFSRARSSMQEIQETTAGNKRGHCNITAAYGKRRRSDGFL